The genomic window CTCGGAGGGACGCCCGCACCCCCGAGGGTCCCCGCGAGGCCTCCGGCCCAGGCTCCCCCGGCCCTGGGCCACGGGCCGATCGGTCTCCAGCAGGATCGCTCCGGGGCGGCCGGTCCCAGGCGAGCGGTTGCCACCTGGGTGCCTCGATCCAGGGGCGACATCGGGGGAAGGCGAGCCAGACGACGACGAATCCGCCCACGAGCACCGTCACGGCGGCGACGATCACGTTGATGGTCACGCATCTCACTCCTTGCCGAAGAAGGAACGGACGTAGCGGGCCAGGAGCTTCTGCTCCTCCGGTGTGAGCTTGCCCGCCCAGCGGGGCATCGCCGAGCCCCGGACCCCGCGGGCCAGGGCCGACTCGGCATAGGCCGTCGTGGGCCGGACTTCGTGGAAGTCCGTCGGGATCGGGGCCAGGATCGCCGCGGACGGCCCGTCCCCTCGGCCCTCCGGCCCGTGGCAGACGGCGCATTGCCTGGCGAAGAGTCCTCGGGCCGCCGCCCGCTCTTCCGCATCGAGCTCGGGCGACGGATCCGATGGGGCGATCGTCCCCAGGAAGGCGACCAGCCCCCGCAGGTCCCCGGCGGTCAGGTCGTTCCAGGGGGGCATGGACGAACCCCGGATCCCATTCCAGAGGGATTCGCTCAGGCGGCGGTCGGAGAACCGGGCGACGGTCAGGTCGCGAGGGGCGGGGGTCAAGGCGACCGCCGCCGGCCCGTCCCCTCGGCCCTCCGGCCCGTGGCACCCGGCGCAGTCGCGGGCGAACACCCCGGCCCCCCTGCGGGCGAATCGGTCCCCCTCGCCGACCGCCAGCGCCATGTCCCAGATCGGGGCCTTGCCCGCGGTCCGGGGTATGGAGCAGTCGCAGAACATCCCCTTGCGTCGCTCCTCCTCGGGGTCGCGGCCCGGCAGCGGACCCGGGCCGGAGAGGCCCGCCAGCCGGGCATCCCGCCCCAGCGATCCCAGGTAGTTCACCAGGTCGAGCGCCTCCGATCTCGGTCGGGTCGGCGAGCCGTCGAACAGCCACGGATAGCCGGGCATGATCGAATCGGGGACGACGTGCCGGGGGTTCCAGAGGTGGGCGAGTTGCCAGTCCCTCGGCCTCCGCCCGCCCTCGCGGGCCAGGTCCGGGCCGATCCGCCGGGTCCCCCACATCTGGGGGGCATCGCCGTCGCCCTCCCACGCCCGGCTCGCCGGCCCGAACCGCCGTACGTCCTCCTCGGTGAATCGGACGAGCTGCGAGTGGCAGTTCATGCACCCCTCGCGGGCGTAGACCAGCCGGCCCCGGGCCTCGGACGCCGACATCGCCCCCGAGCCGGTCGGCCGCGTCCGGGCGATCTGGTCCCGCAGATCCCGATTCGGCCAGAGGCCCAGGACGACGAACGAGAAGGCGAACAGGCCGACCCCGGCGCCGGCGACCAGCACGTAGGCGTCCTTGAGCCAGCGGGCCCCGGCCACCTCCTCCTCGGCCCCGTCCTGCTGGGCCGACCCGGCGTCGGCCTCTCGCCCCGGTGCCGGGACGACGAGCGGGCCGGTCGTCATCGACGTCACGACGGCGAGGAATCCGGCCAGGACGACGCCGCCCGAGATCGAGCGGGCCCACCAGAACGGGGCCGAGGCCCGCACGGAGTCCATCCAGGGCAGGTCGCCCCGCCAGAGCTGCCCCTGGACCAGCCCGGCCGCCGTCAGGTCGAGGACCATCGCCGCCAGCCCGAGGGACAGCAGCCAGAACGACCATCCGGCCGCCGCCCGGTTGTACCGGCAGCCCGGCGTCAGCCGCCAGGCGTGCAGCAGCCCCCCCAGGGCCGTGAACGAGGCGAACCCGATCATCGCCAGGTGCGAATGGCCGATCACCCAATCCGTGAAGTGGGTGAAGCGGTTCAGCGGCATGATCGACTGGGCCGAGCCCTGCAGGCTGACGACCAGGTAGGCGACCGTCCCGGTCCAGACGTAGAGCAGCGGTATGTCGGAGCCGACGACGGCCGACCGGCCGCGGAGCGAGAGCAGCAGGTTCGTCACGACCAGGATCACGTCGACCCCGAGGTAGACGGAGGCGACGATCGCCCCCTTCTGCGCCTCCATCGGGATCGACGAGAAGACGTAATGGTGCGTGCCGTTCAGCGGGTACAGGAGGAACAGCAGCCAGAACCCGATCATCGACAGGAAGTGGCTGAAGATCGGCCGGCCGGAGACGGCCGGGATGACGGCGTAGGCGATCGCGAGGGCCAGCGGGGTGACGAACAGCCCCACGGCGTCGTGGATCCAGAGCCCGCTGAACGTCGCCCCCCGCGCGCCGGGGAGGTATTCGGGGACGACATTGCCGACCGGGTAGGCCAGCAGGGTGAAGGTCAGCCCGCCCAGGATGTACCAGGCCGAGACGTACAGGCTCGGCACCCTGGCCCGCAGCAGCGGCACGACGAACTGGGCGACGGCCAGGAGCAGCCCCAGCGTCGCCGCCCCGTCGACCGGCAGCGGGAACTCGGCCCACTCGAGCGGCTGGCTCACCCCGGCCTGGACGAGCCCCCAGCCGGCCAGCACCAGCAGCCCGTTCCAGACGGCAAACAACGCCCAGCCGAGCCGGACGCCCGTGACCGGGCGGGCCGCCAGCCGGGGCACGACGAAGTACAGGAAGGCCAGGAAGGCGTTCCCCAGCCAGCCGAAGAAGAGCCCCTGAGTGTGGGCGTAGCGGAGCCGCCCCCAAGACAGCCAGGGGATGTCGCCGAGCCAGCCCGGCGCGTGGAATCGGATCGACATCACCAGCCCGAGCCCGGCCACGTAGAGCACGCTCGCCAGGGCGGCGTAGCCGTGCCAGCGGATCAGGGCCGGGATCGTGGGCATGTCGCCCGATGGCCTTCCTTCATTGGTCCTGGACATGAGGTCCTCGGAGCCCCCGGCGGGGCGGATGTTCGGCGAGCGGTCGGGCCGGTCAGGGGCCGGGCGGCCGGACGGCCAGCAGGTAGTCCACGACTTCGTCCTCCTGCTGGGGCGTCGCCGGTGCCCCGTAAGCGGCCACCATCTTGTGGACGATCTCGGCCCATCTCTCTCGGCCGAATCGGGGCTGGCCGAGCGGCAGGCGGGCCGAGTGGCAGACCAGGCATGAGGTCTGGAACTCGTCCCGATGCGGCCCCTCCGGCAGGTCGATGTCCCAGGCCGGGTCGGCCTCCTCAACCGAGGCGGCGGCGGGCGTGGCCTCGGGGAGCCGGTCGGCGACCACCCAGGCGTCCCTCGTCCCGAAGTAGGAGAACCCGGCGGCGATCAGGCCCAGCGCCAACGCCAGGGACAGGCCGAAGCGCCGGCGACGGGTGGCGTCGGCGTCGCGGCCGGAATCCGTGCGGTCTGCGGTCGGCTCAGGTGACATGGACGGTCAACTCCTCCACCACGTTCCTCATGTACCCGCCCCGGTTCCAGCCCGCGACGTCGGGCTGCACCTGGCCATCTCCGGCCGTGGCCCGGCACCGGAGCCTGTGCTCGCCCGGCGACGTCGGGGTCCATCGGTGCCGCCAGCGGCGGAAGGAGTATCGGCCCAGGTCGTCGCCGAGGGTCGACTCGACCCAGGTCGAGCCGCCGTCGGTCGAGACCTCGACGGCCCGGATGCCGCTGCCTCCGTCGAAGGCGATCCCGGCGACCTCGACCGGCCGTCCCGCCGCCAGCGTCGCCCCCGACTCGGGGGACGTGACGAGCGAGCGGACGTTCATCCGGCTGATCGGGACGGTGGGCCCGGTCGACGTCGCGAGGGGATCCTCGACGCCGTTGGGGGTGGCCGGGATGTGGTAGGCCTTGGCCATCCAGTAGCCGTCGAAGCGGCGGGGCAGGACGGTGATCCGGTGCAGGCACTTGACCCAGTAGGTGGCATACCAGCCGGGGACCACCAGCCGGGCCGGGAAGCCATTGAGCGCCGGCAGGGGCCGGCCGTTCATCGAGTACGCCACCGTGACTTCCGGCCGGAGGGCGTGGTCGATGGCGAGCGACTTGACGAAGTCGGGGACCGAGGCGAGCGGGCCCTCGTCCAGGCCGTCGAAGGTGACCTCGACGGCGTCCCGCCCGACCCCCGCCATCCTCAGCAGCCGGGCGAGCCCGACGCCCGCCCAGCGGGCGTTGCCCATCGCCCCGTGCCGCCACTGGGCCCCGGGGACCCGCGGCCCGAACAGGCCGCGGGAGTTGCCCGAGCACTGATTGACGGCCACCACCTCATCCTCGCCGAGTCGCCGGAGGTCGTCCATCGACAACTCCAGGGGACGGTCCACGGCCCCGCCGACGCGGAGCCGCCAGGCCCGCAGATCGACCGCCATCGGGAATGCCTGGAGGTGCCAGCGGACGTAGAACGCCTCGTTCGGCGTCAAGTCATCCTGGAAGTACCGCCACGGGGTCTCCAGGCAGGGCGGCCGGTCGTTCACGATCCGCATCGCCACCTTCCCCGGGAACCGACCGACGGTATCCCCCTCGCCATCGGGCACGGGGAGCCCGGGGCGTCCACCGGAACAGCCGGTGGACGCCAGGGAAACCCCCATCCCGAGCATCCACTCCCGACGCGTCATCCCCATGATCCACCTCACGTCGTTGTCGATGCCTTGATGCCCTGCCGCCGGGATGATGACGGACCTGCGCGATCACCCCCCCAACGGGTTGGCCGCGATCAGGTCGCAGAAGTTGACGCGGCGATAGTCGGGCTGCGTCCGCTCGAGGACGTCCGTGTTCATGGTCCCGAACGTCGTCTCCGGCCGGTAACCGAAACCGTCGGCGAACGCCCGGACGATCCCCTTCTTGAAGTCGAGCCGCGGGTACGCGGCGAGGACGCTCGCCCGGTCCTCCTCGGCGATCTCGTCGAGCCCGTCGCCGAGGACGTCGGCCTCGACCCCGCCGGTCACCAGCGCGATCTCCGGGCGCTTGTGCCAGGGGATCTCCGGGGTCGTGTGCAGCGCGATCGCGTCCCAGACGACCCCCGCCTGCTCCTCCCCGATGCCGTTGGCCCGCAGGAAGTCGCGGGCCGCATTCGCCCCGTCTACCTCGAACCGGTGGTCCCGGCTCCGGTACTTCGGCGTGAGCCCGAAGTCGTGGAAGACGGCCCCGGCGTAGAGCAGCTCGTGATCAACTTGCAGCCCCCGATGGCGGCCGCGGATCGCCCCGAAGAGGAAGACCCTCAGCGAGTGGGCGTACAGCAGGGGCGTGCCGTGCTCCCGGAGCAGGTCGGTCGCCTCGCGGGCGAGCTTGCTGTCGGGGATCCGGATCCCCGCGATGACTTCAGCCATGTTTCACCTCCAAAAAAGGAACCGGGGTGTAAGCCGATCCGACGGGCGGTGCCCGCCCGTTCAACGGCGGCTCTCGGGGACCTCGAAGGTATACGCCTCGCCCCGCCGGAGGATGTGCACCTCGGTGCCGGGCGCGGCATACTTCGCCATCGCGGTGAACTCCTCGAACGACATGACATTCGTCCCGCGCCACCAGCCGTGCGGGTCGTCCGGCGGCTGGGCTGTGTCGCCGAGGGCCCACTGGAATGCGCTGTAGTCGTCGTAATGGATCGGGATGGCCGTCTTCGGCTTGACGAGCCGGATCACCTCCACGCCCTGCCTCGGGTCCATCGTCACCATCACCACGCCGAAGAACATCGTGCCGCCGAGGTGCAGCAGCGCCAGGTCGATGTCGGGGAACCGGCGGGGGATCTCCTTCAGCTCGTCGAACAGGAGGGTGTCGCCGGTGATGTAGATCCGGAAGGCGGAGCCGCCGCGCGGGTTCTCGAATTCGAGCAGGCTCCCCATCACGTCCGGGAGCACCTTCGCGAGGAACCCCGGGCCGTGGGCGCCGGGCATCGACGTGATCCGGATTCGTACGCCCCCCTTGGTGACGGTCAGGGTCTCCCATGTCTTCAGCGCCCTGGCCGCGCGGAAGCCCTTCGCGGTCAGGTCGGCGGCTGCGTGGGGCGTGGTGACGATCGGCAGGCCGCGGTCGAGCTTCCGCTCGACCTCGCGGTCGAAGTGGTCCTCGTGCATGTGCGAGAGCACGACGAAGTCGACCGGCGGCAGCGCCTCCAACTCGAGCGCCGGGTCGGTCCGGCGGGTCGCCGTCATGCCGTGGCCGAGGTGGACGTGGTCGCCCCTGTGCAGGAAGTTCGGGTCGGTGAGGATCGTGAACCCCGCGTAGCGGAGGATGACGGTCGCCGTGCCGACGAAGAGGATCGACCCTTGCGCCCGATCGGCCGCGGTCACGTCGGTGCCGGGCAAGGTCAGCTCATTGACGGGTTCCATTTTCGATCGGTCCTTTCGGTCCTGTCGGGCGTTCGACGCCTCAGATGGGAAGCGGACCTGGGTTACGGCTCGTCGTACGGTATTGTTCCCCTGGCCAGGGCCTCTCCGGCCAGATCGCCAGGCGGAGTAGTCAGACCGGCCTGCGTCGGTCATCCTCCCAGCGGGTTGGCGTCGATCAGGTCGCAGAAGTTCGTCCGGTGGTAGCCGGGCAGCCCCCGCTCCAGCAGGTCGGCGTTGAACGTCCCGAACGCGGTCGCCGGCCTGTGCGCGAGGCCGTCCACGAACGCGCGGATGATCCCGCAGGCGAAGTCGCCGCGCGGGTAGGCGGCCAGGATGGCCTCGCGGTCGGCGGCCGGGATCTCGTCGATCCCCCGGCCGATGACGTCCGCCGCGGTCCCGCCGTTCATGAGCGCGATCTCCGGGCGCTTGTGCCAGGGGATCTCCAGCGTCGTGTGCAGGGCGATGGAGTCCCACACCAGCTCGGCCGGGCCCTCCCCGATGCCGTTGGCCCGCAGGAAGTCGCGGGCCGCATTCGCCCCGTCCACCTCGAACCGGTGGTCCCGGCTCCGGTACTTCGCGGTCAGCCCCATGTCGTGGAACATGGCACCGACGTAGAACAGCTCGTGGTCGATCGTCCAGCCGCG from Aquisphaera giovannonii includes these protein-coding regions:
- a CDS encoding cbb3-type cytochrome c oxidase subunit I, with amino-acid sequence MPTIPALIRWHGYAALASVLYVAGLGLVMSIRFHAPGWLGDIPWLSWGRLRYAHTQGLFFGWLGNAFLAFLYFVVPRLAARPVTGVRLGWALFAVWNGLLVLAGWGLVQAGVSQPLEWAEFPLPVDGAATLGLLLAVAQFVVPLLRARVPSLYVSAWYILGGLTFTLLAYPVGNVVPEYLPGARGATFSGLWIHDAVGLFVTPLALAIAYAVIPAVSGRPIFSHFLSMIGFWLLFLLYPLNGTHHYVFSSIPMEAQKGAIVASVYLGVDVILVVTNLLLSLRGRSAVVGSDIPLLYVWTGTVAYLVVSLQGSAQSIMPLNRFTHFTDWVIGHSHLAMIGFASFTALGGLLHAWRLTPGCRYNRAAAGWSFWLLSLGLAAMVLDLTAAGLVQGQLWRGDLPWMDSVRASAPFWWARSISGGVVLAGFLAVVTSMTTGPLVVPAPGREADAGSAQQDGAEEEVAGARWLKDAYVLVAGAGVGLFAFSFVVLGLWPNRDLRDQIARTRPTGSGAMSASEARGRLVYAREGCMNCHSQLVRFTEEDVRRFGPASRAWEGDGDAPQMWGTRRIGPDLAREGGRRPRDWQLAHLWNPRHVVPDSIMPGYPWLFDGSPTRPRSEALDLVNYLGSLGRDARLAGLSGPGPLPGRDPEEERRKGMFCDCSIPRTAGKAPIWDMALAVGEGDRFARRGAGVFARDCAGCHGPEGRGDGPAAVALTPAPRDLTVARFSDRRLSESLWNGIRGSSMPPWNDLTAGDLRGLVAFLGTIAPSDPSPELDAEERAAARGLFARQCAVCHGPEGRGDGPSAAILAPIPTDFHEVRPTTAYAESALARGVRGSAMPRWAGKLTPEEQKLLARYVRSFFGKE
- a CDS encoding molybdopterin-dependent oxidoreductase, translated to MTRREWMLGMGVSLASTGCSGGRPGLPVPDGEGDTVGRFPGKVAMRIVNDRPPCLETPWRYFQDDLTPNEAFYVRWHLQAFPMAVDLRAWRLRVGGAVDRPLELSMDDLRRLGEDEVVAVNQCSGNSRGLFGPRVPGAQWRHGAMGNARWAGVGLARLLRMAGVGRDAVEVTFDGLDEGPLASVPDFVKSLAIDHALRPEVTVAYSMNGRPLPALNGFPARLVVPGWYATYWVKCLHRITVLPRRFDGYWMAKAYHIPATPNGVEDPLATSTGPTVPISRMNVRSLVTSPESGATLAAGRPVEVAGIAFDGGSGIRAVEVSTDGGSTWVESTLGDDLGRYSFRRWRHRWTPTSPGEHRLRCRATAGDGQVQPDVAGWNRGGYMRNVVEELTVHVT
- a CDS encoding HD domain-containing protein, which produces MAEVIAGIRIPDSKLAREATDLLREHGTPLLYAHSLRVFLFGAIRGRHRGLQVDHELLYAGAVFHDFGLTPKYRSRDHRFEVDGANAARDFLRANGIGEEQAGVVWDAIALHTTPEIPWHKRPEIALVTGGVEADVLGDGLDEIAEEDRASVLAAYPRLDFKKGIVRAFADGFGYRPETTFGTMNTDVLERTQPDYRRVNFCDLIAANPLGG
- a CDS encoding MBL fold metallo-hydrolase, with amino-acid sequence MEPVNELTLPGTDVTAADRAQGSILFVGTATVILRYAGFTILTDPNFLHRGDHVHLGHGMTATRRTDPALELEALPPVDFVVLSHMHEDHFDREVERKLDRGLPIVTTPHAAADLTAKGFRAARALKTWETLTVTKGGVRIRITSMPGAHGPGFLAKVLPDVMGSLLEFENPRGGSAFRIYITGDTLLFDELKEIPRRFPDIDLALLHLGGTMFFGVVMVTMDPRQGVEVIRLVKPKTAIPIHYDDYSAFQWALGDTAQPPDDPHGWWRGTNVMSFEEFTAMAKYAAPGTEVHILRRGEAYTFEVPESRR
- a CDS encoding HD domain-containing protein encodes the protein MSEIVAGIRIPDSKLAREATDLVREHGTPLLLAHSQRVYLFGAIQGRHRGWTIDHELFYVGAMFHDMGLTAKYRSRDHRFEVDGANAARDFLRANGIGEGPAELVWDSIALHTTLEIPWHKRPEIALMNGGTAADVIGRGIDEIPAADREAILAAYPRGDFACGIIRAFVDGLAHRPATAFGTFNADLLERGLPGYHRTNFCDLIDANPLGG